GACCTGGTTGCACTCCCGGACTTTGCTTTCGGGGCCATGGAGAACCTGGGTTGCATAACGTTCCGTGAGGTGCTTCTGCTGGTCGACCCGGAGTCGGCCGACCAACGGGAGTTGGAGAGCGTGGCGTCGGTCCTGAGCCACGAGCTGGCCCACCTCTGGTTCGGCGACCTGGTCACCATGCGCTGGTGGAACGGCATCTGGCTGAACGAGGCCTTTGCCACCTTCATGGAGATGAAGGCGGTGGAGGCCTGGCGGCCCGACTGGGACGTGTGGGCCGGCTTCGGAGCTGCACGGGCAGCGGCGCTGGACGTGGACGCCCTGGCCTCCACGCGGCCCATCGAGTATCCGGTGGTGACCCCGGCAGACGCCGAGTCCATGTTCGACGTGCTCACCTATCAGAAGGGTGCGGCGGTGGTGAGGATGCTGGAACAGTTCCTCGGCGAGGAGGCGTTCCGGGACGGAGTGCGTCGGTACCTGGCCGACCACCTCGGGGGGAACACCGACAACGAGGACCTCTGGGTGGCACTCGAGACGACCACCGGGCAACCGGTCGGCGACCTCATGCATGACTGGATCTTCAGGGGCGGGTTTCCGCTGGTCGAGGCCACCGTCGACGACGGCAGGTGCACTCTCTCCCAGCGCCCCTTCCGCTACGACGGCCTTGACGACGGCAGCCGATGGCAGGTCCCGGTGAGGCTCAGGACCACGGCCGGCGAACAGCGGGTGCTCCTTGGCGACGACCCGGTCGTCGTGGACCTGGCGGGCACGCTCGTCACCGTCAATGCCGGTGCCGCCGGCTTCCACCGCTCCGGGATGGACGCGCCTCATGACCCTGGGCGGCTCACCGCCGTGGAACGCTCCATGACCGTCGACGACCGGTGGGCCGCCACGCTCGCTGGCAGGCACGATCCGGCAGCGTTCGCCGGGTTCGCCGCATCGTTCGTCGATGACCCTGACCTGGCCGTGTGGCAGGCCGTTCTGCGTGGCATCGGGACGCTGGACCTCGTGGCACCGGAGCGCCACCGGACGCTCGCCTCGGAGGCGGGCGGCCTCCTGACGGGCATAGTCGGTCGGCTGGGCTGGGCACCAGCCGACGGGGAGGACGACCGGACCCGGCAGCTACGGGGCGTCGTGCTCGCCGCTGCCGGCACGCTGGCCGACGACCCCGGGGTCATCGCCGAGGCGCGACGACGTTGGTCGTCCGGCGGATCCGCCGATCCGGCTGTCGACGGCGCTGTCGTAGCCGTGGTGGCGACACACGGGGACGGTGCCGACCGGGCCGAATGCCGTAGGCGGTTCGAGGCGTCGGGGAGTGCCCAGGAGGAGCAGCGCCACCTCCGGGCGCTGGCCCTGTTCGGCGGCCTGACCGAGGTGGAGGCACTCCTGGGCGAGGTCCACGACGGCACCGTCCGCACCCAGGACGCCCCCTTCCTGCTCCGGTCGCTGCTGGCCCACCGACACCACCGGGCCGTCGCCTGGCGCTCGGTCACGGACCACTGGGAGGACCTCACCGGTCGGCTGCCGTCCAACAGCATCGCCCGGATGCTCGAGGGCGTCCGGGCCCTGGTCGGAGCCGGGATCGACCCGGAGGTGGACCGCTTCCTGGACGACCATCCGGTCCCCCAGGGGGCGTTGATGGTCGCCCAGCACCGCGAGCGGCGTGGGGTCAACGTACGCCTCAGGACCCGGCTCCTGGGCTGACCCACCGCAGGTCCCGGCGGGTAGCCGTCGGATCAGGGCAGGTCGAGGTCCAGGTGGAACGACCCGTCCCGTCCCACCAGGGTCGCCACCAGGACATGGTCGCGTCCCCGTGGGTCGGTGGCCGTGCAGGCGAAGGCCTGGCCCTCGCGGGCCACCCGGGCGGCCGGTGTGCAGGCCACGACGTTCACCACGCCCAGGTCGGACTCCAGCCGGGCGGCCGCCTCGGCAGCCACGTCGACGGCGTCGACGACCTCGATAGGGGACTCCACCCGGATCCGACCGTCGATGGCAGGTCTGTGGACCAGGACCGGAATCTCCACACCGGAGAGGATCGCCGTGCAGGCCACTGGACCCAGCCTGTCGGGATCCGGATCTCCGCAGTCCACGCCCTCGACGACCTCCGGATGCTCCGGCACGAGCACGGCTGGCACCATCGCCTCGATCGCTTCCAGGTCGAAGTCGGGCGCCCCGTCGCTTCCACAGCCGGCGGCCAGCACCGACACCACGAGGACGACCGACGCGGCCCCTGTGCGATTCCTACGCCGGAGGCCCGAACCGGTCACTCCCAGGCGGAGGCGAATGCCAGGGCCTCGTCCCACGACGCCCCCGCATCCAGGAGGCCCTTGGACTGCATGACCTGCCTGGGCCGGTTCATGCCCAGGGCTGCGGTGAACCGACCGTCCCGACCGTAGAAGGCAGCGAAGCGGTGCTCGGCGGTCGAGCCCGCCACCACGCGGACCTCGTCGTCGGTGTGCGGCCTGCCGGCCAGCTGCACCTTCCGGTCGTACTGGTCGGTCCAGAACCATGGCACGGGTGCGTATGGCGTCGCCTCCTCGTCGGACTGCAGCAGCCGGCGGGCAGCGTGGACGCCCTGCTGGACTGCGTTGTCCCAGTGTTCCACCCGCATCACCTCTCCGTAGCGCGGGTTCGGCCAGCGGGCCACGTCGCCGGCGGCCGCCACGTCGGGTGCGGCCAGGCAGGTCTCGTCGCAGACCACCCCGTCGTCCAGGGTCAGGCCCGAACCCTCCAGCCAGTCGGTGTTGGGTACCACGCCGATTCCCACGACCAGCAGGTCGGCCTCCAGGGTCGCTCCGTCGGCCAGGCGCACACCGGCCAGCCGGTCGTCGCCCAGCACCTCGTCGACGCCCACGCCGGTTCGCAGGTCCACGCCGTGTCGTCGGTGGACGTCGGCCATCACGGCGCCCATCTCAACTCCAAGCACCCGTCCGAAGGGGGCTTCCAGGGCCTCCACCATGGTCACCTCGGCTCCACGGCCGATCGCCGTGGACGCCACCTCGGCACCGATGAAGCCGGCCCCGACGACGACGACCCGTCTGGCGCCGTTCGCCAGGGCGTCCCGGATGGCCTCGGCGTCGTCGCGGGTGCGCAGGGTGTGCACGCCGGCCAGGCCGACGGTCCCGGGCAGGTTCCGACACCGGGCCCCCGTGGCGATGAGCAGGCCGTCGTACGGTTCGGCGACACCGTCCACCTCCAGGGTCCGGGTGGCCACGTCGAGCCCTGTGGCCCGGCATCCGAGGCGCATTTCCAGGCCCAGGTCAGCCAGCTTCTCAGCCGTTGTCAGGGGGAGGCGGTCGTCGTCCAGGTCGCCGGCCAGGAACTTCTTGGACAGCGGTGGACGGTCGTAGGGCGCGTGGGGCTCGTCGCCGATGAGGCTGATCCGGCCTTCGAAGCCGTCGCGGCGCAGGGTCTCGGCAGCCCAGTAGCCGGCCAGGGAGGCTCCGACGATGCTTACCGAGCCACGCACCGTGGGTCAGTCCTCCACGGAGATGGCCTGCTTGGGGCAGCGCTGGACGGCTTCTGCGACGGCGGCCCGACGATCCTCGCCGGGGTTCTCCTCCAGGACGTAGAGGAAGTCGTCGTCGCGCACCTCGAATACGTCCGGAGCGATCTGCATGCATATGGCGTTGCTCTCACAAAGGTCGAAGTCGACGACTACTCGCATGGCGTCCCCTCCCGGGTCGGTTGGTGGCCCGCCCGCGGCGGCCCTGGCTGACGGTCAGATCGTAGGCAATGGCGGGCGGTCAGGGCTTGTCCGCACCGACCACCCACATGGCGAAGTACTGGGCGCCGCCGCCGTAGGCGTGGCCGAAGGCCCGTCGGGCACCATCCACCTGGTGGTCGCCGGCCATACCACGGACCTGCAGGGCGGCCTCGGCGAACCGGATCATCCCGGAGGCGCCGATCGGGTTCGACGACAGCACTCCACCCGAGCAGTTGACCGGCAGGTCGCCGCCGTCCAGGCGGGTCGCGCCCTCTTCGACCATCCGCCACCCCTGGTCCCGCTCTGCGAACCCGATGCTCTCCAGCCACATCGGCTCGAACCAGGAGAACGGCACGTACATCTCGACGACGTCGATCTCGGCCCGGGGATTCGTGATCCCGACCTGGCCGAACACGTCCGCGGCGCAGTCCCGGCTGGCCTGCGGGTCGACCTCGTCACGGCCCGGGAAGTTGTTGGCCTCGGATCGCATGGCCGTTCCGTGTACCCAGGCCACCGGCCCTGACGAGGCGTCGCCGGCCGCCTCGTCCCCCAGCACCATCGCGCATGCCCCGTCCGAGGACGGGCAGGTCTCCGAGAAGCGGATCGGATCCCACAGCATCGGCGCCTCCACCACCTGGTCGAAGGTCAGGTCGTGCTGGTGGAGGTGGGCGTACGGGTTCAGGAGGGCGTTCTGGCGATCCTTGAAGGCCACCATGCAGCCGATCAGGTCCGGGGCTCCGGAGCGGGCCATGTACTGGCGGATGATCGGCGAGAAGTAGCCGCCCGCGCCAGCGTTTATGGAGACCGAGAAGGGCTGTGGAAGCGAGAGAGCCCAAGTGGCGTTGGACTCGGACTGCTTCTCGAAGCCGACGGTCAGGACCCGTCGATGGATCCGCGCCTGGACCAGCGAGGTGGCGACCAGCGCCGTAGAACCGCCGACCGACCCGGCCGTGTGGACCCGCAGGATCGGCTTGCCCACACAGCCGAGGGCATCGGCCAGGTACAGCTCTGGCATCATCAGGCCCTCGAAGAAGTCGGGCGCCTTGCCGATCACCACGGCGTCGATGTCGGCCCAGACGAGGCCGGCGTCCTCCATCGCCCGAAGGGCGGCCTCCCGGACGAGGCCCGCTATCGAGACGTCGCCGCGGGTGGACCGGTAGTGGGTCTGACCCACCCCGAGGACCGCCGTGCGTTCGGCGCCCACCGCTACTCCCCCTCCATCACGCAGACCAGGTTCTGCTGCAGGCAGGGTCCGGACGTGGCATGGGCGAGGGCCCGGTCGGCGTCGCCCGACGAGATGCGTCGTGCGGCCTCGGCGATGCGTACCAGGCCGGCGGCCATGAGCGTGTCGGCGGCCAGCGCTCCGCCCGACGGGTTCACCAGGGTGTCGGCGTCCAGGCCCAGCTCGGAGGCCAGGATGTGCTCCTGGCTGGTCGTCGGACCGTGCAACTCGACGATGTCCAGGCGGTCGTCACCCGCTCCGGCCCTCGCCGCCGCAAGGGCGGCCGACGGAGCCCGGGTGAGGTCCCGCACGCCCAGGGCGTGGGCGTCGATGCGGTGATCGATTCCGCGGATCCATGCCGGTCGATCGCTCAGCGACCGGGCCCGGTCCCCAGCGGCGAGGACCACGACGCAGCCGCCGTCGGCCTCGGCTGCAATGTCGGATGGGCGTAGCGGGTCGGCCACCACCGGCTCGGCCATCACCCCGGCGACCGTTGCCCCGGCCGAGGCCCTAAGGGCGTTGGGGTTTCCGACGGCGTGGTGCTGGCTCCGCACGGCGATCTCGGCCAGCCCCTCGGCGCTCACGGCACCCGACTCCAGCAGCAGGCGGGCCTGCAGGGCGGCCACCGCGTGGGCATCGGGCCACAGCGGGGCCACCGTGTAGGGGTCCAGCTGCACGGCCAGCACGTCGCGCCGCGACCCGGGCGATGACTTGCCGTAGGAGTAGACGAGGGCCGTGTCCACCTCGCCCACCTGGAGCTTCACCCACGCCTCGTAGAGGGCGAAGGCCCCGTCCATCTCGACGTGGCTCTCGCTGATCGGGGGGAACGCCCCCACGGCGTCCAGCGTCTGTACGAACGAGAAGCCCTGGCCGGCCAGGAAGTCGCTGCTCCCCGAACAGGTGAAGCCGATGTCGGCCTGGGTGAGGCCGACGGCTCCCCGTGCCTCGTTGATGAGGGGCACCATGAGCTGGACGTCGGTGGTGAAGGTCAGGGCCTCCACCTGGTGCACGGCCGACGAGACCACGGCGACCTCACGCACCGCTGTCACCGCCGTCAGCGTCGTCATCGTCGGCGGCCGCCTGCTTCGCCCCCCAGGCCCGGTTCCCGGCCTCGGCGATCGGAACGTCAGGCTCACCGGTGGGCTCCCAGTGGAGGACGTTCTCGGCCGTGTCCCCAAGCTCCCCGTCGGGCTTCCACACGGCACGGACCCGCATGCCGATCCGCACGTCCTCGTTGGCACAGCCGGCAACCAGTCCCAGGAAGCCGATGTCGGCGCCGTCCAGGTGGATCCACGCGCTGACGTACGGGACCGGCAGGTCTCTGCGACCCGGGATGGGTAGGTGGGTGACGCAGAAGCTGCCCACGTGTCCGATGTCTGCCAGGTCCACCATCTCGTCGGCCACCACGCCGTTGCGCGGGTCGACGCCCCGGGGCGGTACGAACACGGCGCCGTCGACCGGCGACCGGTTTCCGAGGATCCGCTTCTCTCCGTAGGCACGCAGGTACTGCTGGGCCGCAGCGCTGGGGATGAAGTCGTACTCCAGGCGTATGGGCGTCCGTACGGATCGCACCGGTTCGACGTCGCGGATCGAGGGTGGCAGGACCACCCCTACGCCGTCGGAGGCCTCAGCGGGGATCGGCGTGTCGGTCACCGGTGCGCCGCCGTCACCTGGTCGACGGGCACGAACCCCGCCAGGTCCGTGATGTGGCCGACCCGGTCGTCCTTCCAGGCGGCCTCCACCCGCAGGCCGGTGGCCAGCCCATCGGGGGAGTCGACCATGACACCGTGGAGCATCGGCGTGTCAGCACCATCCAGGAGGACCAGGGCCAGGCCGTGGGGCACCTCCCAGGGGGATCCGGGACGGGGCGGATCCACCCACGTCCACGACACGATCGTCCCGGTGGAGGCCACCTCAACCACCTCGGTAAGCGGCTCGCTGGTCACCGGGTCGTACTCCACGGGCGGCACCATCACCGTGCCGTCGGACCGTCGGATGCCCAGCAGCACCGCCTCGCGGAGGCCGGTCAGGAAGGCGCCCACGACCGGCCCGGTGGTGCGTATGAACGGGTACTCGATGACCAGGTCGGCCCGCAGGGCTGAAGGCCCGGGCGCGTCCGGTCCGGTCATCGCTCGACCGGGTCCATGGCCGGCATCTCCCTGGTCCGCCTAGAAGTCGACGACCTGGCGGATGACGTCGGCATCGCCCATGCATGCCATGGCGTCGTTGATCTCGTCGATGCGGATCCGACGGGTGATCATCCCGTCCAGGTCCAGGCGTCCGGCCTTGTACAGGCCCAGGAAGCGGTTGAAGTCGGTACGCACGTCGGCCCCGCCGTACATCGAGCCGATGAGGGTCTTCTCGGAGAAGAACATCTCGAAGGCCGAAAGCTCGAAGGTCTCCTCGGCGCGACCGACGCCCACGATGCAGCAGGTGCCTCCCCGCCGGGTCATGTCGAAGGCCTGCCGCATGGTGGTCGGCATGCCGATGCACTCCATGGTGAAGTCGAAGCCCTCACCGCCGGTCACCTCGGCGACCGCCCCCGGCAGGTCGTCGGGCACCACGCCGTGGGTGGCACCGAACGCCTTGGCCCGGTCCAGCTTTCCCTCGTGCAGGTCCACGGCCACGATCGCGGACGCTCCGGCGATCCGGGCACCCTGGATGGCCGCCACGCCGACCCCGCCGGCACCGATGACCAGCACCGACGAGCCGGGGGTGACCTTCGCCGTGTTGAGGGCGGCACCCACGCCGGTCGTCACGCCGCAGCCGACGAGGGCGGCCACGTCCATGGGGATGTCGTCGTCGATCTTCACCGCGGCCATGCCGGGCACGATGGTCTCCTCTGCGAAGGTGCCGCAGCCGGTCATGGCGCCGACCACCGTGTCGCCTCGTCGGAACTGCGGGTTGGAGCCCATGGCGATGAGCCCGTTGATGCACAGGTTGGGCTGGCCACGGCCGGTGCAGAACGGGCAGGTGCCGCACGGCGGGGAGAAGGCGATGATCACGTGGTCACCGGGGGCCACGTGGGTGACCCCGTCACCAACGTCGGTGACCACGCCGGCACCCTCGTGGCCCAGCACGGCGGGCGGGGCCTGCGGGATGGTGCCGTTCATGGCAGACAGGTCGGAGTGGCAGACGCCGCTGTGGGCGATCTTCACCTTCACGTCGCCGGGCGCCAGGTCCCTGAGGGTCACGTCGTCGGCGACCACCAACTCCTCGGTCGGGCACTCCATGAGGATCGCTGCGAGCATTGGGTCTCCCCCTCGTCCTACGGCATCGGGCCCGACGCCGCTGACGGTCAAGGTACCGGCCGTCGGCGGCGGGCGTGAAAGCGGACGGCTGGTCGTCTTGGGTGGGCCGGGGGCTAGCGTCGCCGCGTGGACCTCCGGGTGACCCGCTATGAGACCATCGGCTCGACCGGCATCATCTTCCTGTCGAGGCCGGAACGCCGAAACGCCTGGACCGGACGCATGCACACCGAGTACCGGTGGCTCCTTGCCGAGGCCGAGGCCGACCCGGCGGTCCGGGTCGTGGTGGTCACCGGGGATCCGGCAGGCGGTGCGTTCTGCGTAGGCGCCGACGCCAGGGCGCTCGACGGCCACATCGCCAAGGGCGGGTACGACCCGGGCACGACCCCGGATATACCCATGCCTGGCTTCGGGGTGCACCCGGCGTTCGACGCCGACTTCGCATACCACTTCGGCCTTACCACGCCGGTGGTGGCTGCCGTCAATGGGGCGGCCGCCGGGGTCGGGCTGGTGCTGGCCTGTTTCGCCGACCTGAGGCTCGCTGTGCCGGGGGCCAAGCTCACCACCGCCCACGGAAAGCTGGCCCTTCCGGCCGAGTACGGACTGTCGTGGTTGCTCCCCCGCCTGATCGGGCTGGGGCGGGCCAACGACCTGCTGCTGACCAGCCGGGTCGTGATGACCGAGGAGGCACACGGGATGGGCCTGGTGAACGGGCTGTCGGACGGTCCAGACGTGCTGGCCCACACCCTCGACTGGATAGAGGAGTACCTGTCTCCTGTGGCCCGATCCAGCCTCGCGGCGACCCGGCGGCAGGTCTACACCGACCTCCACCGGGACGTGGCGGCCTCGGTGACCGAATCGCTCGACCTGCTGGACGACCACATGCGCACCGGGGACTACGCCGAGGGTGTCCGGGCACTGGTGGAGAACCGGCCGCCGGACTTCGCCTGAACCGGTCCGGCTGAACCTGGATGCTGGACGGCTGCTACCCCTCCAGGTTCCGGTCCGCCACGACGATCCCGTCCTCGTCGGCCCACAGCCACATGCCGGGGACCAGGTCGACGCCCCCCACGCTGACCGGCACGTCCCGGTCGCCGGCACCCCGCTTCACGCTCCGCCGAGGGCTGGTCCCCCGGGCCCTGATGCCGACCGTGGCCCCGCGGAGTTCTCCCGCGTCGCGTACACAGCCGTCCACGATGATCCCGGCCCAGCCGTTGTGGTCGGCCAGCATCCCCAGTTCTCCCCCCACGAGGGCACAGCGGGTCGACCCGCCACCGGCGATGACCAGCACCCGACCGGCACCGGCCTCCTCGAGGGCCCCGCGCACCAGTGAGTTGTCCTCGAAGACGGCCAGGGTGGTGACCGGGCCCCAGAACGAGACTGCGCCGCCGTACGATCCAAACCCGCCGTCCATGACCCGGATGTCGTCCCCATGCTCGTCGCAGATATCCGCAGTGGGGATCACGTCGTCGGTCCTCCGATGAACTCGTACAGGCGCCCCTTCGGCCGACCCACGCAGGCCACCAACTGGCCGTCGCCCGACAGGTCACCCCGAACCAGCACCGGTCGCTGGAGGAGCGCCTTGCGACGGGCCAACAGGTCGACCACAGCTGCGGCATCACCGACGTAGTCGCCCTCCACCAGGTCCAGCTTCCGGAACTGCGAGTCCTTTCGCACCAGGTCCTCGACCGGCCCGTCCAGGCCGTCGGCTATGCGCCCCAGGAGCAACTCGTCGGGCGGCTCCTTCATGTAGAGCACGATGTCCACGTCGACTCCCAGCTCCTCGGCGACCGCCAAGGCGTTCTTGGAGGCGTGTCAGTGCGGGTTGTGGAAGATGGTCAGTTCGGCCATGCAGTGGCTCTCCATTCTGCGTTCGGTCAGTCGAGGTTCTCCAGGTGGGCCCGCAGGTGGGTACCCGCCTCGTCCGTCCAGCCCTTGGACCGAGCGTAGGCGACCATCCCGGAGAAGCCCTCGTCCCAGTCGTCGTCGGTGCGTCCGGCCAGCCAGTGCCGAACCGCAGCTTCTGCGATCCAGAGGTGCCCACCGTCGGGACGGGTGCCCTCTCCCATGGTGGCCGCCAGTTCGGCGGTGGAGAACCCGACCGGCGCCTCGACGTGGAAGTCGGTGAACACCGTGTGCTCGTCCACACGCACCTCGCCGGCCGTGTCGACCCGGATGATCATCGGTCCACCGTCACGCTAGAACCCACGCCAGATCGGATCGCGGCGTTCGCGGAAGCTGGCCAGGCCCTCCCGCGAGTCCAACGTGTGGGAGTTCAGCTCCACGGCCCAGGCCTCGTTGTCCTCCAGCGTCCGCCGGTCCACGTCCAGGGAGCGGTTCACCAGCCACTTCGTGAGCATGAGGCTCCGGGTCGGCCCGGCGGCTAGGCGCTCCGCCCATTCGGTGGTGGCGGCCACCAGGTCGTCGCCGGGAACCACCCGGTTGCACAGCCCGATGCGAAGGGCCTCCTCTGCGGGGATGTCCTCGGCGAAGAACATGAGCTCCCTGGCCTTCTGCAGGCCGACCAGGCGGGGAAGGATCCAGGCCCCGAGACCGTCGGGCACCAAGCCCCTACGGGCGAACACCTCGATGAACTTCGCATGGTCGGCCATGACCACCAGGTCGCAGCACAGGGCCAGGTGTGCTCCCACCCCCGCAGCCGTGCCATTCACCGCTGCGATGACGGGCAGCTCGCAGTCCAGGATGGCGGGCATCAACTTGAGTTGGCCGTCCAGCATCATGCGCCTGGACTCGCCCACCGCCGACTCGGGGGCGCCATCCGGCCGGGGGGCGGGCTCCCTGCGAAGACTGATGTCGGCCCCCGGGCAGAACAGCTTCCGGCCTGTCGCCGTGATCACCACCGCCCGGGCCTCGAAGCGGCCGTTCAGGCCGTTGACCAGGGAGGCCATCCGGTCCCGCATGCCGGGCGAGATGGCGTTGCCCTTCTCCGGGTTGTCGATGGTGATCCAGGCGACCTGGTTCCGGATCTCAAACCGGATCAGTTCCTCGAGGCCTGCTTCGCCGGCGGTCATTCCACCGACGGTAGCCCGCCGGGCATCGGAGCCTGCCAGACGGGTCCACCTGGGGCCGGAAACGGCCTGACGGGTCAGACGGCGTCGGAGCCGCGCTCGCCGGTCCGTATGCGGACCAGGTTGCCCACGTCGGTCACCCAGACCTTGCCGTCACCGATCTTCTCGGTGCGGGCGGCTGCCACCACGGCATCCACGACCCGGTCGGAGAGGTCGTCGTCGACCACCACCTCGACCCGGGTCTTCGGCGTGAAGAGCACCTTGTACTCAGTCCCCCGGTACGTCTCGCTGTGGCCGCCCTGTCGGCCGAATCCCTGGACCTCGCTCACCGTCATTCCCTGGACGCCCAGGGCGGCCAGGCCGTCCTTCACGTCGTCGAGCTTGAAGGGCTTGATGACCGCCGTTACCAACTTCACGTCCCGCCTCCCGGTAGGTATCTCGCAGGCCCCACTGTTGGGTCCTTCGGTTGATACATAGCATCGCTTGTACCATATTCAGTGGCAAGAATATGGCACATATCTGACATTTACTCCTCATTTGTATCATTACGATACTCATTCGACCGGCTAGCGTGGCCACCATGCCCACCCCGTCCATCGCCGAGTTCACCGACGCATCGGGACGCCGTCGCCGCCTGGTGGTCCGCCTCGACCCGACGGCCTCCGTGCCGCTTTATGAACAACTCCGGGCCCAGGTCTCGGTGATGGTGGCCGTCGGGCACCTAGAACCCGGATGTCGTCTCCCCACGGTCCGCCACCTCGCCGACACGCTGGACCTGGCGCCAGGCACCGTGGCCCGGGCCTACCGCGAGCTGGAGCGGGACGGGGCCCTGGTCGGGCAGGGTCGACGCGGCACCTTCGTATCCGACGAGCCGCCGCATTCCGAACCGTTGCGCCAGCGCCGGGAACGCCTGGCAGGTGCCGCCGACCGGTTCGCCTTCGAACTCCGGCAACTCGGGGTGGATGCCGACGAGTCCCACCGGTTGCTGGACGAGGCCATCGCCCGAACCGCTGCCGACGAGGTGGGCACCAGAGTCTGACCGGGTATGCGGTGCGGTCGGTCAGTCTCGGTGGCCGAACACCGGGGCCGGATCGGGGGCGCCAGCGATCGAACGGTGGACGGCCTCGCCCACCTCGGCCACCTCGAAGCGACGCTCCCCCACCGAGGCCACCGGGCCGTGCTGCCAACCGTCACAGACGTTCAGGCTCCCACCAGACGCCTCGAACACCCGACCTG
This is a stretch of genomic DNA from Acidimicrobiales bacterium. It encodes these proteins:
- a CDS encoding GntR family transcriptional regulator → MPTPSIAEFTDASGRRRRLVVRLDPTASVPLYEQLRAQVSVMVAVGHLEPGCRLPTVRHLADTLDLAPGTVARAYRELERDGALVGQGRRGTFVSDEPPHSEPLRQRRERLAGAADRFAFELRQLGVDADESHRLLDEAIARTAADEVGTRV
- the rraA gene encoding ribonuclease E activity regulator RraA produces the protein MIPTADICDEHGDDIRVMDGGFGSYGGAVSFWGPVTTLAVFEDNSLVRGALEEAGAGRVLVIAGGGSTRCALVGGELGMLADHNGWAGIIVDGCVRDAGELRGATVGIRARGTSPRRSVKRGAGDRDVPVSVGGVDLVPGMWLWADEDGIVVADRNLEG
- a CDS encoding P-II family nitrogen regulator, with the translated sequence MKLVTAVIKPFKLDDVKDGLAALGVQGMTVSEVQGFGRQGGHSETYRGTEYKVLFTPKTRVEVVVDDDLSDRVVDAVVAAARTEKIGDGKVWVTDVGNLVRIRTGERGSDAV
- a CDS encoding enoyl-CoA hydratase/isomerase family protein, whose translation is MTAGEAGLEELIRFEIRNQVAWITIDNPEKGNAISPGMRDRMASLVNGLNGRFEARAVVITATGRKLFCPGADISLRREPAPRPDGAPESAVGESRRMMLDGQLKLMPAILDCELPVIAAVNGTAAGVGAHLALCCDLVVMADHAKFIEVFARRGLVPDGLGAWILPRLVGLQKARELMFFAEDIPAEEALRIGLCNRVVPGDDLVAATTEWAERLAAGPTRSLMLTKWLVNRSLDVDRRTLEDNEAWAVELNSHTLDSREGLASFRERRDPIWRGF